The sequence below is a genomic window from Bacillota bacterium.
GAGCAATCCTGACATCAGCATGAAGTTCATGTCCTTCAAGAACACGGAGTACAACACGATACTCGCCACCGCACTCCAAGGTGGCACGGGCCCGGACATCATCCAGCTCAGGTCATACGGCGGCATGGAAGCCCTCGCAAACGCGGGGTATCTCGTTCCGCTTGGCACCGCGAGCGTCCCGGGGGGCTCGCGAAGTTTCCGGAGGACCTTCTCAAGCCCAACTTCGACACCTGCGGAGTAACGTCGCAGTTAGACGGCATATAGGTCGTTCATTTCGCCACTATGGATTCAAAGGCTCTGATTCGCTCGGGTATCGGTACCCCCAACACGTTCAGGATGGCCCGCTGCCGGTCAGTAGGAGTGGTGGTTGTAATCCACCGCCCCCGACCGATGGCGGTCTCGCAAGCGCGAATCTGGCTAAGTTCCTCTAGGGCTGTCTGTGCGGTGATGCCCAAGTTCGCCTTCTCGAGCGCTACATCGATAACACCCTCAAGGAGGTACGCCAAGACGCACAGGCTCAAGTGCGCCCGCACACGCTCATCCTTCCAGTGGTAGATCGGCCTTGCCTCCAGGGGGTTCTTGATGGTACGGAACGCATCCTCTACCTTCCATAGTCCCTTGTAAGACAGCGCCAGCTCCGCGGGTGAAAGTGCGGTGTTCGTCGTAAGCACCCACTTGCCGTCGTAGCGGGCGTCTTCACGAATGCGCGACTCGTTAAGCTCCACCTTGGCCCCATGGATGGTAAGATAACGCCGAGCTACGCTGTTCTTAAGAAGCGGGCCCACTCCCTTTGAAATCTCGGCCTTGAGGTATGTCACCATCGCCTCGCGCTCTTCTCTATCGCGAAGCTCCTCCTCGGGGTTGTAGCACACCACATACCGCTCGTCCTCCGGCATCCGTACCTCCTTGACGTGAAGGTTACGATCCACCACATGACAACGGCCGGCCGGCCCGTGATAGGACATCTCTTGTGGTAAGATGGCGCATCCGTGTCCCCGCGATATACCCGATGCCAGCGCTGCGTAACGCCGCAAGATTCGCCTCGCTCACCATCCTCCGGTCCACTACCACGGTGATCTCACCGACCGGAAGCCTCGAGCGAAGCTCATCCATGGCTTGCCTGAAGGCATAGACATCACTCGTGTTACCGGGGAGGATCATGTGAAACAGGGGATACCCCTCAGGCGTCACGAACAGCCCCAGGACCACCTGGGGACGGTCAGACCGCTTGTCTCGCGAGTGCCCAAACCGCGCAAGACCCAAAGGCCCGTCACCTTCGAAGTACACGCTCGTCGTGTCAAAGAGCACAAGCCGGAGGTCACTTACAAGGCGTGCGGTCACCCGCTCAAGAAGCCCAACCTGCACATCCTCCAGCACCTCATACACAAAGTCCAAGGTGCGATAGAGTTGATGAAGCTCCAGGCCTTCAAGGTCCGGGGCATAAACCCTGTCGAGCCACCGGATGGTGGCCCTCTCAGAACACGGATCCATTACCCTGCTGAAGACAATCGCACGAACACCGGCCTCCACATCGAATCCCAGGCGACGTCGGGCGGCAAGACCGCGGAACAGTCCGTCAAAGCCGAGGTGAGACCAGAGGTGCGAAAGCACGTAAACCGTCCCATACTCTCTCGCCTTAAGGATCTCCAGATCCTCGGCACTCGCCACCTTTGCCCGGCCGTAAGGGGCCAGCGATGCTATGAGCCGGTCTACCTGCCCAGGGTCGAGGAGATCCTCCCGGCCGAGGTTTGCCACTACTCGATGCCTGGGGCGGCCATCGCGCCAGACGCTCTCCACGAGCTGAATATAGATGCAGGTTTTGCCTCCAGACTTAGCCACTAGGCTTTCTCTGCATATATGGCCTTACACTGGGCAAACGCCACCGGACACATGCAAAGTGTCGAAGTTCGGTCTGGCAGGCTGGTGGCAACCCTGAAACCAGCGCGCTTGTGCGCCAGCTCATCGACGAGTTCGAAGCTGCGAACCCGGATATACAGGTGAATTTCATGATTGGCGACAACAACCGGCCGCGCCGCACTCTCGCCACAGTCTCAACCAGGCGCAGAGGCCCAATCACAAGTCTTGCGGATGCGTTGACGAAATGTTGGCAGTGATGTGGCAGGATTAAGTGAATCGGTGGCGAACACAAAATGTTAGAGCTAGATGAACGTGGCACGGAGATAGGGAGAGGGCCACTCATGGAGCATTTGCGCTTCATTTGTGCGCCCTCGTTCTCTGTCATGCCCGGTTTGGATGGAGGTGATGTCTTGGCGATACTAGGCCGGCTGCAGCCTGCGGCCGACAGGTCAGCCGGCCACATTGTGCAAGCTAGACGGATTCTGCTTGAAGGGGAACGCCACGATCGTCGCGGTTGTATCATGGCAGTTGGCCATCATCGAGCGGTAGAAGCGATATTCTGTGCAAGGAGGTAGTCTGATGAAAAGGCTTCTGGTGCTGGTCTTGGCGGTCATAATGATGGCGTCTGCGACGCTTTCAGCCGCTCCGGCGAGGATCGAGCCTGAGCTGAGCGTAATTACCCCCGTTGCCAGTTTTGTCAGCGTAGCTGCACTCGATGCTTTTAAAGTGTGGGCCAAGGAGAAGTACGGTGTCGACGTAAAGACCAACTATACCGCCAAAGGCACTCAGGTGGCGGTAGGCTTGATCCGCGAGTGGGGTGCGAACCCCCAGGCCGACATAGTGTGGGGCGGCGAGACGGTACTCTACGACATGTTGGCAGCTGATGGATTTCTGATCAAGCACGAGGCTCCTAAGCAACTGCTGGACCGTATACCCGGTACTATGGGCACACCCAAGCCCATGCCTCTGAAGGACCCCAAAGGCTTCTGGGTCGGCACTGCGCTTGAACCCTACGGTATCGTGTACAACGAAGGCCTTGTCACAAGGCGGCTGCGAGCCACACCGCCCAAGACGTGGGAGGACATGCTGGCCAATCCTAAGTTCAAGGGCCAGATAGCTCAGTGCACGCCTGACAACTCCAGTTCGAACCATGCGACCTACGAGGTCATTCTGCAGAAGTACGGCTGGGAGAAGGGCTGGGAGTGGCTTTCGAAGTTGGCCGCCTACACCGGACAGTTCGTCGCAAGGTCAGTCGATGTTCCCGGCGTGGTAGCCAAGGGCGAATATGCGCTAGGCTTTGCAGTCCCGAGCTACATGGCGTTTGAGAACTTCCTCAACGGAGCCGACATCAGGTTCATTGCCCCTCCGGGAGCATATGTCACACCTGAGCCGATAGCCATAATCAAGAACTGCAAGAACCCCAATGCCGCCAAGGCTTTCATCGAGTTCCTGCTCACGGACGAAGGTCAGAGGTTGTTCATCGACCGCGGTCTCTTCCCGGTGGTGCCTGAGCTGCGCGTGGAAGGCCCTCCCGGATCCACTGCTGAGCTTGCGGTCACGTTCTATGGCGGTCGGAGGAGCTACTTTGAGGGCACCGTGGAGAACACTTACGACAACGCATTGTCGCAGAGCAGAGAGAGCGAAGTCAACAAGTACTTTAGAGAGAACATCTTTGCCAAGCTAGATGCTCTGAAAGCCAAGTACTGATCAGCTTGATATTGTGGATTTCGGAGAGAACCTACGGGCGAGTTCGTCTCGCCCGTGGGTTTACTCTGGGCAGTTGCTTGACTTGAGGTGAAGTGCATGGATATTAGGCTCACTGGGGTCACGAAGAGGTTCAAGAATGTTGAGGCGCTGAGCCGAGTGGACCTGCACATAAAACACGGCGAGCTCTTCACCTTGCTTGGACCTTCGGGCTGCGGAAAGACAACTACCCTACGCCTTATCGCCGGTTTCTATACACCTGACGAGGGCAAGATCTTGTTCGGCGACCGTGAGGTCCAGGCCATCCCAACATCCAAGCGGAACATCGGCATGGTGTTCCAAAACTACGCCCTATGGCCTCATATGACGGTGTACAGGAATGTGGCATACGGTCTGCAGTTCAAGAAGGTCCCCAAGTCCGAATGGCCTGAAATTGTCAATGAGGCCCTCACCAAGGTGGGGCTGGTGGGTTTCGAGACTCGTTATCCAGGGCAGTTGTCTGGAGGCCAGCAACAGCGTGTGGCGCTGGCAAGAGCACTCGCGCTCAACCCGGACGTCCTGCTCCTCGACGAACCTCTGTCCAACTTGGATGCCAAGATCCGAGGATCAGTGCGCGCGGAAATCCGTAAACTGCAGCAGTCATTGGGCATCACTACGCTGTATGTCACTCACGATCAGGAAGAAGCCCTCACGCTTTCGGACCGCATCGGCATAATGTGCGACGGCAGATTGGTTCAGGTCGGCACGCCACACGATCTGTACGAGAGACCGGCGACACGCTTTGTGGCTGATTTTATCGGCACTAACAATCTTGTAGCCGGCACTGTGGAGGCTGTTGGCGAAGACATCACAGTCGTCACGGAGCTAGGCACAATCATAGGGTACAGCCACTTGACGGTCAAGCCTGGAGACAAATGCACTGTGGCATTCAGACCCGAAAACGTGGTAGTCCACACTGCACAACCTTCTGGGCAGGCTGGGCAGGACAACATCATACGCGGCAAGATAGGTTTTGCCAGCTACATGGGGAATACCCTGCGTTACGAAATGGAGCATGCGACCGGCCTCGTACTCAAGGCGGACATCAGGAACCCTCTCCATCGTCAGGAACTGGGTTGGGGCACCGATGTGTACTTCGCCTTTCCGAAATCTGCGGCACTTGTCATACCGGACTAGCGTGTTGGCCTTGACCATGGACAGGCAGGTGGTTGTCTGATGTCTCCAGGCAAGACGATGACCGGTTTGGGGAGATGGCTGAGGACGTCCAGACCATGGGTATGGCCCATATACCTGTTTCTGCTCGTATTTGTCATATTCCCTCTCGTGAAGCTATTTGTCGACTCGTTTTCCACGGCCGACATACCGCTTTCTGCACTCAACGAAGTGGTTCTCACAACCGATCTTCTTGAGGAGAGGGTGCACGCCGGCGAAATGGAAGGCGCTTCGGCGGCTGCCCATGACATAGCGCTTCAGCTAAGCAGGTCTGTTGACACCATCGACCGCGTGATAGGAGCGCTTGACAGGGCAACTTTCCCTCAAGATGAGTTGATAGCGAAATGGCAGGATGCCAGGGACCGTGTGGCGCAGAAGGCGTCATCGATGGCCGAAGTTCAGCATGATCCGGAGGCCGCCTTGGCCGAAGCCAAGGAAGCCAGGGCTTTGGTCCAGGAGGTTCTGCGCTTGCCGCGGCAGACGTTCTCGCTCAACTATTTCCTGGACGTGTTCAGAGACAAGCAGTATATGAAGGCCTTGGCCAACTCCATGCTACTGGGGTTCGCCACGGTGATCACCACATCGATCATTGGCTTTGCAGTGGCTTATCTGCTTGTCAGGTATGACTTCCCCGGCAGGAGGGCCCTCAGTTTCCTAACTACCGTGCCTATAGTCATGCCCCCTCTAGTAGGTGTGTTGGGCTTCATCTTCATCCTGGGCAGAGGGGGCACTGTGAACGAGCTCCTCTACCAACTGGCGGCAGCGCTGGAGCAGTCGTGGCCCACGTTGTCTAGTTGGCTGTACGACCACTTGCCGTTCAACTTCGTCTATGGATGGCATGGACTATTGCTGGTGGAGACGTGTCACCTGTTCCCGCTGATTACGCTGAACGTCTTGGATTCCCTGAGCAAGATCGACGCCTCACTGGAGGAGGCGGCAGAGAGTGTTGGGTCCATCGGCCTTAAACGCCTGTTTGACGTGACCATTCCGCTTACCGTACCGGGTTTCGTCACCGGAGCGTTCTTGGTGTTCATCGGAGCTTTCGCAGACTTTGCTGCCCCCATGGTGGTAGGGTTGACCAACTTCATCGCGCCGCTGGCATACATGGATATTCAGCAGTTCACGGACAGACACCTGTTCAAGATGGGCATCACAGTGGGTGCCGTCATGGTGGTTCTGTCGATAGTGTTCCTACTGATAGCCAAGAAGTACGTGACGCTGAAAGACTACAGCACTCTCTCGTACAGGGCAGTGGAGAGGAAACCGCTCAAAGGCAAGTGGGCGATGCTGGCTCTGGCATTCCTGAGCCTGCTCCTCTTCGTGAGCTTCATGCCTTATGTAGGCGTCGGCCTAGCCTCATTTGCGCGGAGTTGGTCCATGTCTCCTCTGCCTTCGTCGTGGACCACGGTCCACTACAAGAAAGTGTTGTTGTACGCGCCGGGCTACATCATCAACACGTTCCAGTTCTGCATATTGGCCATCATCATGTGCATCCTGATCGGGGTGCCAGTATCGTGGATCATGGCCAGGACTCAGATGCGCACCCGCGGCGCGTTGGACGTCCTGACAATGCTGGTGCTGGCCCTGCCCGGCACCGCGCTAGGGATCGCGTACATCAGGGCCTTCAATACCCCGATACTCTTCAAGATACCTCTGGCGAACATATGGATCATACTGCCAATAGTGTTGGCCGTGAGGCGACTTCCTTACACGGTGCGGTCGTCGTATAGCTCTCTGCTGGTAGTGCACCGTTCGATGGAGGAGGCGGCCGAATGCGTGGGGGCGAGTGGACTGAAGATCTTCAAGGACATTACGTTCCCACTTATCTGGAAGGGAGTACTGGCAGGGGCGCTGTTCTCCTTCATGACATCGATACAGGAGAGCGCGGCTTCAATCCTGCTTTCGATACCAGGATGGGAGACCATGACTATGGGGATATTCACCTTCTATACGGGGGGCACTCACGGAGACGCAGCAGCGCTGGGCTTCATCCTCATAGTGGCGGGCGTAATCACCCTATTCGCAGTGAACAGACTGAGCAGCGCCGCGAAGGGCGGGTTGTTCGGCTAAGGCCTTCGGACACTGCTGGGCCGCGAGGTGAGGGGGACCCGGCAGACGCCGGGTCCCCATGAACAATCGTGACAGAACTGTTCGACCATCCTCCCGGCGCGTGTACCGCCGTATGCTGCGCCATCTTTCGCCGTGCACGGTCCCGCTCCGGGCCAGGGCAGCTACAGACATCTCTAGACCAAGTCATGAAGGCAGCAACACCGTGAGCGCACATTCCACGCTCCGACCGGGGACAGTTCACTGCCACGGATGACGGCCACGGAAAGCTGTCCAGAGAAGACGCAGGCCGGGGTAGTTGGCGAGCACAGCGAGGCAAGTGCCTTGTGAGGGTATAGGCTGGTGAGTGGAAAAAACCGATAACCGATGCTGGTGTCAGGCAGGACTCTACTCCATTACGTAGAATACTCCTTCAAACAGTATAAAGAGGAAAACAGGTACGCTATCGAGCGGCTTGTCTCGGTTTCGGCTCGGAGATGAGGAGAAGGCTGAACCAGAAGTCGGTTGCTTCTGGCTCTTCGCTTCTCTTTGTTTTGTGACCGTCTAGCCACGTATGCGGTCGCTTGCCGTTTTGGCTCGACTTGGCTCTTGTGAGGTGGATAGGTGCGCCTGGTGTTCGGTTCAGTTAACGTTCACTACGTCATAGGCAGATTGGGGCGCAGGGTAGGTGAGGTTGCTTGGCCTGCGCACCGAGGAGGCGAAGACCATGAGAGAAAAGGGCAGCCGACAGACTCTCATGGGGACGGCACCCTTGCAGCACCTGGCGGAGCATCCCGTAATTCCAGCAATCAGGCAGGCGGCGGAGATAGATGAAGCTGCAAGCTGCGGCGCACGGTTAGTGTTTTTCTTGACCGGATCCATCTATGACGTGCGTGACGTCGTGCAGAGGGCTGCAGCGCACGGTCAGCAGGTCTTTTGTCACGTGGACTTGGTACAAGGCATCGGGAAAGACCCCGTCGGGATGAAGTGGCTTGCCAGGGAGATTGGCGTGAGAGGGATTCTGACGACAAGGAGTTCGCTCATCAGGGCCGCCAAAGATGAGGGGCTCATTGCAGTGCAGCGTCTTTTCGTCCTCGACTCGGAATCGCTTAGGACAGGTTTATCAGTCGTTGCGTCGTCCCAGCCGGATGCCGTAGAGATCCTACCTGCACTCGTCCTTCCGAACATCATTCATAGGTTGCCCGTGGACGAGATCTCACCGTTCATCGCGGGCGGCCTGGTGGAGAGCATGTCGGAAGTGGAGGCAGTGCTCGCTACTGGGGCTCTTGGAGTCTCGACTAGCAAGAGGGAGTTGTGGCGCTATGCTCGCGCGTAGGTCCGCCGCGCTATCTTCACTGCCGAAAGTCCTAGGTCTGATTGTCAGCGTTGTGTGCTGTCTTGCAGTGTCGGTGGGCGTGGGCCCGGCCTCGCTTGGGCCGGACGGCTCTCGAGCTCTGGCTGTCGCGGCGACTGTCGTCTCCTTGTGGGCGGCGGGCACTCTGTACCCTGCAGTGACGGCCCTGGCGGGGTTGTTCTTGCTTCTGGCGATGCTGCCGCGTCTCGGCCCTTTGGCTCTTCTTGCAGGCTTCTCTGAGCCGGTGTTGTGGTTCCTTGTCGGCGTTCTCGCGCTCGGCTCGGCGGTTGCATCAAGCGGCCTAGCGCACCGTATGGCGAGGTTCATGGTAGCCCTCTGCAAAGGGAACAGCTTTCGTCTCATGCTACAGTCGGTCGCGTTTCTACCGTTGATGACGCTCATTGTCCCTTCTGCTTTGACTAGGAATGCGATTCTGATGGCCCCCTACAAGAGTGTATTGGAACATCCTGCATTCCGAGGGTCGAAGAACCTCGCAAAGGCTGTGGCCCTCATTCTCGGAATGTTGAATCCCATGGCTTCGTCGATGATCCTCACGGGTGGGATTGCACCTGCCCTGGCAGCGAGTCTGCTCGGAGGCGGATTCACGTGGTTCCGCTGGCTTGTCTTGATGGCTGTCCCGTATGCTATGGCGATCCTATCGGGCTCTGTCCTCATTCTGTTTCTTTGCCAGTTCCACAAAGGTAGTGAAAGCGC
It includes:
- a CDS encoding extracellular solute-binding protein, with amino-acid sequence MKTSGLRVVCLACAAFLAIILGSVAGAAEKAELTFWSWRTEDIDAYAKSIRAFQTSNPDISMKFMSFKNTEYNTILATALQGGTGPDIIQLRSYGGMEALANAGYLVPLGTASVPGGSRSFRRTFSSPTSTPAE
- a CDS encoding IS1634 family transposase produces the protein MPEDERYVVCYNPEEELRDREEREAMVTYLKAEISKGVGPLLKNSVARRYLTIHGAKVELNESRIREDARYDGKWVLTTNTALSPAELALSYKGLWKVEDAFRTIKNPLEARPIYHWKDERVRAHLSLCVLAYLLEGVIDVALEKANLGITAQTALEELSQIRACETAIGRGRWITTTTPTDRQRAILNVLGVPIPERIRAFESIVAK
- a CDS encoding IS1634 family transposase → MAKSGGKTCIYIQLVESVWRDGRPRHRVVANLGREDLLDPGQVDRLIASLAPYGRAKVASAEDLEILKAREYGTVYVLSHLWSHLGFDGLFRGLAARRRLGFDVEAGVRAIVFSRVMDPCSERATIRWLDRVYAPDLEGLELHQLYRTLDFVYEVLEDVQVGLLERVTARLVSDLRLVLFDTTSVYFEGDGPLGLARFGHSRDKRSDRPQVVLGLFVTPEGYPLFHMILPGNTSDVYAFRQAMDELRSRLPVGEITVVVDRRMVSEANLAALRSAGIGYIAGTRMRHLTTRDVLSRAGRPLSCGGS
- a CDS encoding extracellular solute-binding protein; the protein is MKRLLVLVLAVIMMASATLSAAPARIEPELSVITPVASFVSVAALDAFKVWAKEKYGVDVKTNYTAKGTQVAVGLIREWGANPQADIVWGGETVLYDMLAADGFLIKHEAPKQLLDRIPGTMGTPKPMPLKDPKGFWVGTALEPYGIVYNEGLVTRRLRATPPKTWEDMLANPKFKGQIAQCTPDNSSSNHATYEVILQKYGWEKGWEWLSKLAAYTGQFVARSVDVPGVVAKGEYALGFAVPSYMAFENFLNGADIRFIAPPGAYVTPEPIAIIKNCKNPNAAKAFIEFLLTDEGQRLFIDRGLFPVVPELRVEGPPGSTAELAVTFYGGRRSYFEGTVENTYDNALSQSRESEVNKYFRENIFAKLDALKAKY
- a CDS encoding ABC transporter ATP-binding protein, with the protein product MDIRLTGVTKRFKNVEALSRVDLHIKHGELFTLLGPSGCGKTTTLRLIAGFYTPDEGKILFGDREVQAIPTSKRNIGMVFQNYALWPHMTVYRNVAYGLQFKKVPKSEWPEIVNEALTKVGLVGFETRYPGQLSGGQQQRVALARALALNPDVLLLDEPLSNLDAKIRGSVRAEIRKLQQSLGITTLYVTHDQEEALTLSDRIGIMCDGRLVQVGTPHDLYERPATRFVADFIGTNNLVAGTVEAVGEDITVVTELGTIIGYSHLTVKPGDKCTVAFRPENVVVHTAQPSGQAGQDNIIRGKIGFASYMGNTLRYEMEHATGLVLKADIRNPLHRQELGWGTDVYFAFPKSAALVIPD
- a CDS encoding iron ABC transporter permease, yielding MSPGKTMTGLGRWLRTSRPWVWPIYLFLLVFVIFPLVKLFVDSFSTADIPLSALNEVVLTTDLLEERVHAGEMEGASAAAHDIALQLSRSVDTIDRVIGALDRATFPQDELIAKWQDARDRVAQKASSMAEVQHDPEAALAEAKEARALVQEVLRLPRQTFSLNYFLDVFRDKQYMKALANSMLLGFATVITTSIIGFAVAYLLVRYDFPGRRALSFLTTVPIVMPPLVGVLGFIFILGRGGTVNELLYQLAAALEQSWPTLSSWLYDHLPFNFVYGWHGLLLVETCHLFPLITLNVLDSLSKIDASLEEAAESVGSIGLKRLFDVTIPLTVPGFVTGAFLVFIGAFADFAAPMVVGLTNFIAPLAYMDIQQFTDRHLFKMGITVGAVMVVLSIVFLLIAKKYVTLKDYSTLSYRAVERKPLKGKWAMLALAFLSLLLFVSFMPYVGVGLASFARSWSMSPLPSSWTTVHYKKVLLYAPGYIINTFQFCILAIIMCILIGVPVSWIMARTQMRTRGALDVLTMLVLALPGTALGIAYIRAFNTPILFKIPLANIWIILPIVLAVRRLPYTVRSSYSSLLVVHRSMEEAAECVGASGLKIFKDITFPLIWKGVLAGALFSFMTSIQESAASILLSIPGWETMTMGIFTFYTGGTHGDAAALGFILIVAGVITLFAVNRLSSAAKGGLFG
- a CDS encoding glycerol-3-phosphate responsive antiterminator, which produces MREKGSRQTLMGTAPLQHLAEHPVIPAIRQAAEIDEAASCGARLVFFLTGSIYDVRDVVQRAAAHGQQVFCHVDLVQGIGKDPVGMKWLAREIGVRGILTTRSSLIRAAKDEGLIAVQRLFVLDSESLRTGLSVVASSQPDAVEILPALVLPNIIHRLPVDEISPFIAGGLVESMSEVEAVLATGALGVSTSKRELWRYARA
- a CDS encoding SLC13 family permease; translated protein: MLARRSAALSSLPKVLGLIVSVVCCLAVSVGVGPASLGPDGSRALAVAATVVSLWAAGTLYPAVTALAGLFLLLAMLPRLGPLALLAGFSEPVLWFLVGVLALGSAVASSGLAHRMARFMVALCKGNSFRLMLQSVAFLPLMTLIVPSALTRNAILMAPYKSVLEHPAFRGSKNLAKAVALILGMLNPMASSMILTGGIAPALAASLLGGGFTWFRWLVLMAVPYAMAILSGSVLILFLCQFHKGSESALVNKPVWLGHAPDVKIGELLPSDERPGVVSVQERKVMVALGLACVLWLTDYIHHWNPAAPALLGAVLVLSPWCGTMSWHEFASNVSWSLFVVTGASLCIAHVLESTGACAWLGNVLTMGILRCRVPSYMMVSSTVLVSVLVHAAIPSIPACLALLLPIVTGFARQAGLNPLVHGLVALISVDSVALYPEQSATALMVYEQHGNLTRSDVLKFGLGMLFATLLVVNFIAVPWWAILGLVP